The DNA segment ACATGCGGCAGGATTTCGACCAGACCCATGATGGACAGTTCCCCCATGGGAAACAGGCTCTTGATGCCCTCGTCTTCCATCGCCGGGCCGCCGACGCCGCGAAAATCGATTTCGCCGTCGTGCAACTCCCGAAGGGCCGCCATAAGGCGGCCGCCCAGCACGTCTCCGGACGGCTCGCCCGCCAGCAGGAAAATCGTCAGACGACGCGTCATTCCGGAACTGATATGCCGGTAAGGAAAAGCCCCGCCGCATCGGCTTCCCGGATCGCGGTTTCCAGCGACAGTACCAGCGTCGCGCCGGCTTCCACGGCGATACCGCGCAGGCCCGCATCGCGCGCGCCCCGCACGGTTTCCGGTCCGATGGTGGGCAGATCCACCCGGCTTTCCTGGCCCGGCTTCCGTAGTTTTACGAGAACGCCGCCGGGACCTTCGCGCGCCAGCGACGCGCAGCGGGCGATCAGCCCGTCCGTTCCCTCGGCCGCTTCGATACCAAGCACGATCCCTTCCTGGACCACCACCGCCTGTCCTACATCGACGGCGCCAAGATGCCGGAGAACGTCGACACCGCGGCGGATATCGACCAGCGCACCCGCATCCGGCTCGAACCTGCCCAGGGCGCCAGCCGTGGCCGTCATGCCGTGCAGCACGTCGTCTATCCCGACTATCGTAAATCCTTCCCGTTCGAGTTCGACGATGACGGCGCGCAACAGGCCGTCGTCGCCCAGCGCGCGGGCGCCCGCCTTCGCCAGCAGCTTCAGCCCCCGGCCATCCGGCCGCAGTTCCGCCAGGGACGGGCGCCGTACCGGTCCCGCCAGAACGACATCCGCGACGCCCGCGGCCTTCAGGATATCCATCGCCGTCCCGGCCGCGCCCAGCCGGACCCAGGCATGATCGACCCCCTCGGTCGTTTCCGGCAGGGTATGCCCCTCGAAGGCCAGAACGAAGACATCGCGCCCGTTGCTTCGGCAGGCATCGACCAGCAGGCGCGGCAACACGCCCCCTCCCGACAGAATGCCGAGTTTTCCCGCCATCCGGCTAGCGCGGCTGCGTCAATCCACGCTGCGACGTGGCGCGCATGAATTCGACGATTTCCATGATCACGGCGTTGTCGCCGAATATCGCGCTGACATCGTCCACC comes from the Alphaproteobacteria bacterium genome and includes:
- the lpxI gene encoding UDP-2,3-diacylglucosamine diphosphatase LpxI (LpxI, functionally equivalent to LpxH, replaces it in LPS biosynthesis in a minority of bacteria.) — translated: MAGKLGILSGGGVLPRLLVDACRSNGRDVFVLAFEGHTLPETTEGVDHAWVRLGAAGTAMDILKAAGVADVVLAGPVRRPSLAELRPDGRGLKLLAKAGARALGDDGLLRAVIVELEREGFTIVGIDDVLHGMTATAGALGRFEPDAGALVDIRRGVDVLRHLGAVDVGQAVVVQEGIVLGIEAAEGTDGLIARCASLAREGPGGVLVKLRKPGQESRVDLPTIGPETVRGARDAGLRGIAVEAGATLVLSLETAIREADAAGLFLTGISVPE